The Saccharomonospora cyanea NA-134 genome includes a region encoding these proteins:
- a CDS encoding NADH-quinone oxidoreductase subunit B family protein produces the protein MSTQASATGVDEVHILWTSEGMSCDGDTVSVTAASLPSIEDVVLRAVPGIPKVHLHNKVLAYETGEDFLRPFFQAANGELDAPFIFVVEGSIPNENIHAEDGYWTAMGNDPKTGKPKTLNRWIDELAPKAWAVVAIGTCATYGGIHAMAGNPTGCMGLVDYLGEDFRSAGGLPVINVPGCPVQPDNFMETLLWVLHQAAGLAPTIPLDEQLRPQWLFGKTVHEGCDRAAYYEQADFAHDYNSPKCQVKIGCWGPVVNCNVTKRGWMDGIGGCPNVGGVCIGCTMPGFPDKFMPFMDEPPGGSFSSALLRVYGPFVRTMRGITNKSANTEPKWRHPGDKLTTGYQPRYPRA, from the coding sequence ATGAGCACACAGGCCAGCGCCACCGGCGTCGACGAGGTCCACATCCTGTGGACCTCCGAGGGAATGAGCTGCGACGGCGACACCGTGTCCGTCACCGCCGCGTCACTGCCGAGCATCGAGGACGTGGTGCTCCGAGCCGTGCCCGGGATCCCCAAGGTGCACCTGCACAACAAGGTGCTCGCCTACGAGACGGGTGAGGACTTCCTCCGGCCGTTCTTCCAGGCGGCGAACGGTGAGCTCGACGCGCCGTTCATCTTCGTCGTGGAGGGCTCGATCCCCAACGAGAACATCCACGCCGAGGACGGGTACTGGACTGCGATGGGCAACGACCCGAAGACGGGTAAGCCCAAGACCCTCAACCGCTGGATCGACGAACTCGCCCCGAAAGCGTGGGCCGTCGTCGCCATCGGCACCTGCGCCACCTACGGCGGGATTCACGCGATGGCGGGAAACCCGACGGGGTGCATGGGCCTCGTCGACTACCTCGGCGAGGACTTCCGGTCGGCGGGTGGCCTGCCCGTCATCAACGTGCCTGGCTGCCCGGTGCAACCGGACAACTTCATGGAGACCCTGCTGTGGGTGCTCCACCAGGCCGCAGGCCTCGCGCCCACCATCCCCCTGGACGAGCAGCTCCGGCCACAGTGGTTGTTCGGCAAGACCGTGCACGAGGGTTGCGACCGCGCGGCCTACTACGAGCAGGCCGACTTCGCCCACGACTACAACTCCCCGAAGTGCCAGGTCAAGATCGGCTGTTGGGGTCCGGTCGTGAACTGCAACGTCACCAAGCGCGGCTGGATGGACGGGATCGGCGGCTGCCCGAACGTCGGTGGCGTGTGTATCGGCTGCACCATGCCCGGGTTCCCCGACAAGTTCATGCCGTTCATGGACGAGCCGCCGGGGGGTTCGTTCTCGTCCGCTCTGCTGCGCGTGTACGGCCCGTTCGTCCGCACCATGCGCGGCATCACGAACAAAAGCGCCAACACCGAGCCGAAGTGGCGGCACCCCGGCGACAAGCTCACCACCGGCTACCAACCCCGTTACCCCCGAGCCTGA
- a CDS encoding nickel-dependent hydrogenase large subunit has product MSQTQREVRTQTQRELVEVNFDPITRIIGNLGIYTKVDFANNEVVECRSTSSLFRGYSVFMKGKDPRDSHFITSRICGICGDNHAVCSIYAQNMAYGVKPPPLADMIINLGEAAEFMFDHTIFQDNMVFVDFCERMIAETNPSLLKRAETTDAPRGELHGYRTIADIMRAFNPFEGEVYKRALEISRITREMCCLMEGRHVHPSTLYPGGVGTVATPQAFTDYLSRLLRCLDFIKQAVAMNDDVFDFFYDALPGYEEVGRRRVLLGCWGCFQDPYSVDYRYENMASWGRDMYVTPGIVVDGELLTNNLVDINLGMRILLGSSYYDDWVGEQTFVKRDPLGNPVDQRHPWNQTTLPVPQGRDLENGNYSWVMSPRWFDPGSQEHLALDTGGGPLARLWSTALNGLVDTPYVKATGGAVRIDLPATPQTPDMRLEWRPPRYANTLERDRARMYFVAYAAGMALHFVERALEEVRSGNTKVFENFDVPDEAIGVGFHEAVRGVLSHHLVIRDGKIANYHPYPPTPWNASPRDVYGTPGPYEDAVQGTPIFEENGRENFKGIDIMRTVRSFDPCLPCGVHMYLGEGKVLKKIASPTFGAAHPAQ; this is encoded by the coding sequence ATGTCCCAGACACAGCGCGAGGTGCGCACGCAGACCCAGCGGGAGCTGGTCGAGGTCAACTTCGACCCGATCACGCGGATCATCGGCAACCTCGGCATCTACACGAAGGTGGACTTCGCCAACAACGAGGTCGTCGAGTGCAGGAGCACCTCGTCGCTGTTCCGTGGCTACAGCGTGTTCATGAAGGGCAAGGACCCGCGTGACTCGCACTTCATCACCAGCCGGATCTGCGGCATCTGCGGCGACAACCACGCCGTGTGCTCGATCTACGCCCAGAACATGGCCTACGGGGTGAAGCCGCCACCGCTCGCGGACATGATCATCAACCTCGGCGAGGCGGCCGAGTTCATGTTCGACCACACGATCTTCCAGGACAACATGGTCTTCGTCGACTTCTGCGAGCGCATGATCGCCGAGACCAACCCGAGCCTGCTGAAGCGCGCGGAGACCACCGACGCGCCCCGCGGCGAGCTGCACGGCTACCGCACCATCGCCGACATCATGCGCGCGTTCAACCCCTTCGAGGGTGAGGTCTACAAGCGCGCCCTGGAGATCAGCCGCATCACCCGGGAGATGTGCTGCCTCATGGAGGGCAGGCACGTGCACCCGTCCACGCTCTACCCCGGTGGGGTGGGGACCGTGGCGACACCACAGGCGTTCACCGACTACCTGTCGCGCCTGCTGCGCTGCCTCGACTTCATCAAGCAGGCCGTGGCCATGAACGACGACGTGTTCGACTTCTTCTACGACGCGCTGCCGGGCTACGAGGAGGTGGGTCGCCGGCGCGTCCTGCTCGGCTGCTGGGGCTGCTTCCAGGACCCGTACTCGGTGGACTACCGCTACGAGAACATGGCGAGCTGGGGCCGCGACATGTACGTCACGCCCGGCATCGTGGTCGACGGCGAGCTGCTCACCAACAACCTCGTCGACATCAACCTCGGTATGCGGATCCTGCTCGGCAGCTCCTACTACGACGACTGGGTGGGCGAGCAGACGTTCGTGAAGCGGGACCCGCTCGGCAACCCCGTCGACCAGCGGCACCCGTGGAACCAGACCACGTTGCCCGTGCCGCAGGGCCGCGACCTCGAGAACGGCAACTACAGCTGGGTGATGAGCCCGCGCTGGTTCGACCCGGGAAGCCAGGAACACCTCGCGCTCGACACCGGCGGCGGCCCGCTGGCGAGACTGTGGTCGACGGCGCTCAACGGTCTCGTGGACACGCCGTACGTGAAGGCCACCGGCGGTGCCGTGCGCATCGACCTGCCCGCCACACCGCAGACCCCGGACATGCGGCTGGAGTGGCGGCCACCGCGTTACGCCAACACCCTCGAACGCGACCGGGCCCGCATGTACTTCGTGGCCTACGCGGCGGGGATGGCCCTGCACTTCGTGGAGCGCGCGCTGGAGGAGGTCCGGTCCGGCAACACGAAGGTGTTCGAGAACTTCGACGTGCCGGACGAGGCCATCGGCGTCGGCTTCCACGAGGCCGTACGCGGCGTGCTGTCGCACCACCTGGTGATCCGCGACGGCAAGATCGCCAACTACCACCCGTACCCGCCGACCCCCTGGAACGCGAGCCCCCGCGACGTCTACGGAACGCCGGGTCCCTACGAGGACGCCGTGCAGGGCACGCCGATCTTCGAGGAGAACGGCAGGGAGAACTTCAAGGGCATCGACATCATGCGCACGGTGCGCAGCTTCGACCCCTGCCTGCCGTGTGGCGTGCACATGTACCTCGGGGAGGGGAAGGTGCTCAAGAAGATCGCCTCTCCCACGTTCGGCGCGGCGCACCCGGCGCAGTGA
- a CDS encoding DUF5947 family protein — translation MTGPLPTGRLRNLARDPGRADGEPRQEDHRCELCSEALSDAHRHLLQLPARQLACACRACALLFDHRSVGTGRYRAVPELRQRLAHAPVDDVVWAALGVPVRLAFFVRHDGGDPADPTDPADTTADTVTAYYPSPLGVVGTAVERQAWERLTRGLPSAARLEPEVTALLVHRDAGEQWLVGVDECYRLTARVRGTWTGMTGGDEVWREIDRFFTELRGDTVPA, via the coding sequence ATGACCGGCCCGCTGCCCACCGGCCGGCTCCGGAACCTGGCCCGCGACCCGGGCCGGGCCGACGGCGAGCCCCGGCAGGAGGACCACCGGTGCGAGCTGTGCAGCGAGGCACTGTCCGACGCGCACCGCCACCTGCTTCAACTGCCCGCCCGGCAGTTGGCGTGCGCGTGCCGGGCATGCGCGTTGCTGTTCGACCACCGGAGTGTGGGCACCGGCCGCTACCGTGCCGTGCCCGAACTACGGCAACGGCTCGCTCACGCCCCGGTCGACGACGTCGTGTGGGCCGCGCTCGGGGTGCCCGTCAGGCTGGCGTTCTTCGTACGGCACGACGGCGGTGATCCGGCTGACCCAACCGACCCCGCCGACACCACAGCCGACACCGTGACGGCGTACTACCCGAGCCCGCTCGGCGTGGTGGGCACGGCAGTGGAGCGGCAGGCGTGGGAACGCCTCACGCGAGGACTGCCGTCGGCGGCGCGCCTCGAACCCGAGGTGACCGCGCTGCTCGTGCACCGTGACGCGGGCGAGCAGTGGCTCGTCGGTGTCGACGAGTGCTACCGGCTCACCGCGCGGGTACGCGGGACATGGACCGGAATGACAGGAGGTGACGAGGTATGGCGCGAGATCGATCGTTTCTTCACCGAGTTACGAGGCGACACCGTTCCGGCCTGA
- a CDS encoding DUF6084 family protein, translating to MTEKTVTTPVLSWAITGVDTAPVDVVPTLRFRLRIACQDVRVQSLTLAVSVRVAAALRDYTAGERRRLRGVFGTPEQWSSGIGDLVWARPVLHVAGFTGHTEVDVPVPCGQDVELASVSYLSALSDGDVPLRFQFSGTLFHGQPGQLAATRLPWDSEADYQLPVACWHRLREAYFGRHRWLRVEEPVYERLHDYRVRHAYRSPQEAIESLLKLSGSE from the coding sequence GTGACCGAGAAGACCGTGACGACCCCCGTACTGTCGTGGGCGATCACCGGCGTGGACACCGCGCCGGTGGACGTCGTGCCCACCCTCCGTTTCCGCCTGCGCATCGCGTGTCAGGACGTCCGGGTGCAGTCGCTGACGCTCGCGGTGTCCGTGCGCGTCGCCGCGGCCCTGCGCGACTACACCGCCGGGGAGCGCAGGCGGCTGCGCGGCGTGTTCGGCACGCCCGAACAGTGGTCCTCCGGCATCGGTGACCTCGTGTGGGCGCGGCCGGTGCTGCACGTGGCCGGCTTCACGGGACACACCGAGGTGGACGTGCCCGTGCCGTGCGGGCAGGACGTCGAGTTGGCGTCGGTGAGCTATCTCTCGGCGCTGTCGGACGGCGACGTGCCGCTGAGGTTCCAGTTCAGCGGCACGCTGTTCCACGGACAGCCAGGTCAGCTCGCGGCCACCCGGCTTCCGTGGGACAGCGAGGCCGACTACCAGCTGCCCGTCGCGTGCTGGCACCGGCTGCGGGAGGCGTACTTCGGGCGCCACCGGTGGCTGCGGGTGGAGGAACCGGTGTACGAGCGGTTGCACGACTACCGCGTGCGCCACGCGTACCGCTCACCGCAGGAAGCGATCGAGTCCCTGCTGAAACTCTCCGGGAGCGAGTGA
- a CDS encoding class I SAM-dependent methyltransferase — translation MPKDHPRNGAEADTQSYDATTSAFRAATGRDLESDHGKPRYLEYQRELIRPHCGRTVLEVGAGLGEFASGFTGFDRYVVTDVDAGAVQKLKQRFHDRPEVEVQQYDIDGATTLAEPVDTLVAINVLEHIEDDIGALRQLSQSLTPRGNVVLFVPGYQQLYGEFDRKVGHFRRYTPTTVAATAREAGLVVELARPVNFLGAFAWWAAVRKGGTTSPNPRLVSIYDRFVVPVTRLIEKTLPVPFGQSVLCVARKP, via the coding sequence GTGCCGAAAGATCACCCCCGCAACGGAGCCGAGGCCGACACCCAGTCCTACGACGCGACCACCTCCGCGTTCCGGGCGGCGACGGGACGCGACCTGGAAAGTGACCACGGCAAACCGCGTTACCTCGAATACCAGCGAGAGCTCATCCGCCCCCACTGTGGGCGTACCGTGCTGGAGGTCGGCGCCGGACTCGGTGAGTTCGCGTCCGGGTTCACGGGATTCGACCGCTACGTGGTGACGGACGTGGACGCCGGTGCCGTGCAGAAGCTGAAGCAGCGCTTCCACGACCGGCCCGAGGTGGAGGTCCAGCAGTACGACATCGACGGTGCGACCACGCTCGCCGAACCGGTGGACACCCTGGTGGCGATCAACGTCCTGGAACACATCGAGGACGACATCGGTGCGCTGCGTCAGCTCTCGCAGTCGCTGACACCGAGGGGCAACGTCGTGCTGTTCGTGCCCGGCTACCAGCAGCTCTACGGGGAGTTCGACCGCAAGGTCGGCCACTTCCGCCGCTACACCCCCACCACCGTGGCCGCCACCGCGCGTGAGGCCGGGCTCGTGGTGGAACTCGCCCGGCCGGTGAACTTCCTGGGAGCCTTCGCCTGGTGGGCCGCCGTCCGCAAGGGCGGAACCACGTCCCCGAACCCGCGTCTGGTGTCGATCTACGACCGCTTCGTGGTCCCCGTGACCCGCCTGATCGAGAAGACCCTGCCCGTACCCTTCGGCCAGTCGGTGCTCTGCGTCGCCCGCAAACCCTGA
- a CDS encoding WhiB family transcriptional regulator, with amino-acid sequence MTNSEWWHSAACRDEDPELFFPISDMGPGAQQTARAKAVCARCPVRDECLRYAVENGLDYGVFGGLTERERRDFVRRARRADRVRGEAA; translated from the coding sequence ATGACGAATAGTGAGTGGTGGCACAGTGCCGCCTGCCGTGACGAAGATCCCGAGCTGTTCTTCCCCATCTCGGACATGGGTCCGGGCGCGCAGCAGACCGCACGCGCGAAGGCGGTGTGCGCACGGTGTCCCGTTCGGGACGAGTGCCTCCGCTACGCGGTGGAGAACGGCTTGGACTACGGCGTCTTCGGTGGTCTGACCGAACGCGAACGGCGCGATTTCGTCCGCCGCGCTCGCCGGGCCGACCGGGTCAGGGGCGAAGCCGCCTGA
- a CDS encoding ribonuclease Z — MSNRELIALGTGSQVPSRARNHNGYLLRWDSAGFLFDPGEGTQRQLTFAGVPASAVTRICLTHFHGDHCLGVPGVVQRLSLDGVARVHAHYPASGQEYFERLRHASVFHETTELVEQPVTGDGVVAGGEFGELSALRLDHPVEAYGYRLAEPDGRAMVPRLLRRHGVQGRDVGALLRAGSLAVGGRTVTVEDVSVPRRGQKFAFVMDTRLCDNAFALAEDADLLVIEATFLEAEADLARRYGHLTARQAARVAQESGVRTLVLTHFSQRYSNMAEFHDQAAEVFGGELVVAHDLSRIPIPRRPRPE, encoded by the coding sequence GTGTCGAACCGTGAACTGATCGCCCTGGGCACCGGGAGCCAGGTGCCGTCCCGCGCGCGTAACCACAACGGTTACCTCCTGCGTTGGGACTCGGCGGGCTTTCTGTTCGACCCCGGCGAGGGAACGCAACGGCAACTGACCTTCGCCGGGGTGCCCGCGAGCGCGGTCACCCGGATCTGTCTCACGCACTTCCACGGTGATCACTGCCTCGGTGTGCCCGGTGTCGTGCAACGGCTGTCGCTGGACGGTGTGGCACGGGTGCACGCGCACTACCCGGCGTCCGGGCAGGAGTACTTCGAGCGGTTGCGGCACGCGAGCGTGTTCCACGAGACGACCGAACTGGTGGAGCAGCCCGTCACCGGCGACGGCGTCGTGGCAGGCGGCGAGTTCGGTGAGCTGTCGGCCCTGCGCCTCGACCATCCCGTCGAGGCTTACGGGTACCGGCTCGCCGAACCCGACGGTAGGGCCATGGTTCCCCGGCTGCTGCGCCGCCACGGCGTTCAGGGACGCGACGTCGGTGCTCTGCTCCGGGCGGGCTCCCTGGCCGTCGGCGGGCGCACCGTGACCGTCGAGGACGTGAGCGTGCCGCGCAGGGGACAGAAGTTCGCGTTCGTGATGGACACGCGGTTGTGCGACAACGCGTTCGCCCTCGCCGAGGACGCCGACCTGCTGGTGATCGAGGCCACGTTCCTCGAAGCGGAAGCGGACCTGGCCCGCCGGTACGGGCACCTGACGGCCCGGCAGGCCGCGCGCGTGGCGCAGGAAAGCGGCGTCCGCACGCTGGTACTGACACATTTTTCACAACGCTATTCGAATATGGCCGAGTTCCACGACCAAGCAGCAGAGGTATTCGGCGGCGAACTCGTGGTCGCGCATGATCTTTCGCGGATTCCGATACCGCGGAGGCCACGCCCGGAATAA
- a CDS encoding CBS domain-containing protein: MAQLVRELMTPQPVALPGDTPVRDAARRMRDDDIGNVLVSDGEDVRGIVTDRDLVVRALADHDDLSNTRLRDVCSEQLITARPDDEAGNVVARMREHAVRRVPVVDQGKPVGMFSIGDAAMERDPDSALGDISAARGNR; this comes from the coding sequence ATGGCACAGCTGGTCCGGGAGCTGATGACCCCGCAGCCCGTCGCCCTACCCGGCGACACCCCCGTGCGCGACGCCGCCCGCAGAATGCGCGACGACGACATCGGCAACGTCCTGGTGTCCGACGGCGAGGACGTACGCGGCATCGTCACCGATCGGGACCTGGTGGTTCGCGCGCTCGCCGACCACGACGACCTCTCCAACACGCGGCTGCGCGACGTGTGCAGTGAGCAACTGATCACGGCTCGGCCCGACGACGAGGCCGGGAACGTCGTCGCCAGGATGCGTGAGCATGCCGTGCGCCGGGTCCCCGTCGTGGACCAGGGCAAGCCCGTCGGGATGTTCTCGATCGGCGACGCCGCGATGGAACGCGACCCGGACTCCGCGCTCGGTGACATCTCCGCGGCGAGGGGCAACCGCTGA
- a CDS encoding DNA polymerase IV codes for MSTADWVLHVDLDQFIAAVEIARHPELRGRPVVVGGTGDPTQRGVVATASYEARECGVHSGMPLRTAARRCPDAVFVASDASAYEEVSERVMAVLREFPVVVEVAGWDEAFLGVGTDDPEALAREVRRAVADRTGLSCAVGIGDNKHTAKLATGFAKPGGVYRLTRHNWVDVMGERPPDALWGVGARTRDRLAEHGITTVGELAAADPGELAAEFGPTLGPYFRVLAHGMGDREVTATPYVPKSRSRETTFQHNVHDPGELRAHLARLVERVADDVAAEGRPAARVAVKVRFAPFVTRTRSVTLPSPTMDVEVLSRAAEEVFGRFTVDRPVRLLGVRAEFGRE; via the coding sequence GTGTCCACAGCGGACTGGGTGCTGCACGTGGATCTCGACCAGTTCATCGCGGCGGTGGAGATCGCGCGCCACCCTGAGCTGCGCGGTAGGCCCGTCGTCGTCGGAGGAACGGGCGATCCGACACAGCGCGGGGTGGTGGCCACCGCCTCCTACGAGGCCAGGGAGTGCGGCGTGCACTCGGGCATGCCGTTGCGCACGGCCGCCCGTCGCTGTCCCGACGCGGTGTTCGTGGCGTCGGACGCGTCCGCCTACGAGGAGGTCTCCGAACGCGTGATGGCGGTGTTGCGGGAGTTTCCCGTCGTGGTCGAGGTCGCGGGCTGGGACGAGGCGTTCCTCGGGGTGGGAACCGACGATCCCGAGGCCCTCGCGCGGGAGGTCCGGCGGGCTGTGGCCGACCGCACGGGGCTGTCGTGCGCGGTCGGGATCGGAGACAACAAGCACACCGCCAAGCTCGCCACCGGCTTCGCCAAACCGGGCGGCGTGTACCGCCTGACCAGGCACAACTGGGTCGACGTCATGGGGGAGCGGCCTCCCGACGCGCTGTGGGGGGTGGGCGCGAGAACCCGGGACAGACTCGCCGAGCACGGCATCACCACCGTCGGCGAACTCGCCGCCGCCGACCCCGGCGAGCTGGCGGCGGAGTTCGGCCCCACGCTCGGCCCGTACTTCCGTGTTCTGGCCCACGGCATGGGCGACCGGGAGGTCACGGCCACGCCGTACGTGCCGAAGTCCCGTAGCCGCGAGACGACGTTCCAGCACAACGTCCACGACCCCGGGGAGCTCCGCGCCCACCTCGCGCGTCTGGTCGAGAGGGTGGCGGACGACGTCGCCGCCGAGGGGCGGCCCGCCGCGCGCGTCGCCGTGAAGGTCCGTTTCGCACCGTTCGTCACGCGGACACGCAGTGTGACCCTGCCGTCGCCGACCATGGACGTCGAGGTCCTGTCACGCGCCGCCGAGGAGGTGTTCGGACGCTTCACGGTGGACCGTCCCGTGAGGCTGCTCGGTGTCCGGGCGGAGTTCGGGCGGGAATGA